The following proteins are co-located in the Triplophysa dalaica isolate WHDGS20190420 chromosome 2, ASM1584641v1, whole genome shotgun sequence genome:
- the c2h19orf67 gene encoding UPF0575 protein C19orf67 homolog isoform X1, protein MANVSFGEELSPSCKETEELKGEIAQPYEAEDVAVAPSFGDGGCLVESAADASSCQEKKMMDDKISPIEGQLQYLLNKADEIQVELVWSSGFQNDRLAGIIPMFLQTCEPYFTYLETTARNNHPFHPPLSIYICTQLLQFSQQLSSRLEQLVLMYASFNVISIEENDPASISHFFIGKCRIDNMKLSIFRYCCPTPFLASANTGLYKRMRWNVEREDEEEYEGNINPDFYFLCCEDVFEDAEAKGDDTSTENQSRMTRLWSIGQWNQTYPDPDDITNWVLCSVPCAQYKQLLCLGNEEPSSCTATDCLLGALLSEETHGTLVSET, encoded by the exons ATGGCTAACGTTAGCTTTGGGGAAGAGTTGTCTCCATCGTGCAAGGAAACAGAGGAGCTGAAAGGAGAGATTGCACAACCTTATGAAG CAGAGGACGTTGCAGTGGCGCCCTCTTTCGGTGATGGCGGGTGTTTAGTTGAAAGCGCAGCGGATGCTTCATCGTGTCAGGAAAAGAAAATGATGGATGACAAAATCTCTCCCATCGAAGGACAGCTTCAGTATCTGTTAAATAAAGCAGACGAGATTCAAGTCGAGCTGGTGTGGAG TTCAGGCTTCCAGAATGACAGGTTGGCTGGTATTATTCCAATGTTCTTGCAAACTTGTGAGCCGTACTTCACTTACCTGGAGACCACAGCCAGAAACAACCATCCCTTCCACCCTCCCCTCTCCATTTACATATGCACACAG CTTTTGCAGTTCTCGCAGCAGCTGAGCTCTCGTCTGGAGCAACTGGTGTTGATGTACGCTTCGTTCAACGTCATCTCCATAGAGGAAAATGATCCAGCAAG tatctCACACTTTTTTATTGGCAAGTGTCGAATAGACAACATGAAGCTGTCAATCTTCCGGTACTGTTGTCCCACCCCCTTTCTCGCCTCGGCCAATACCGGGCTGTACAAGCGCATGCGCTGGAATGTGGAGCGAGAGGATGAAGAGGAATATGAGGGCAATATCAATCCAGATTT TTATTTTCTGTGCTGTGAGGATGTATTTGAGGACGCAGAAGCCAAAGGAGATGATACATCAACAGAGAACCAAAGCCGAATGACAAGACTCTGGTCTATTGGTCAGTGGAACCAGACGTACCCTGACCCAGATGACATCACCAACTG GGTTTTGTGTTCAGTGCCTTGTGCCCAGTACAAGCAGCTGTTGTGTCTGGGAAATGAAGAGCCTTCATCTTGCACTGCAACAGACTGCCTGTTGGGGGCGCTGTTGTCTGAGGAAACACACGGTACACTTGTCTCCGAGACATGA
- the c2h19orf67 gene encoding UPF0575 protein C19orf67 homolog isoform X2, whose translation MANVSFGEELSPSCKETEELKGEIAQPYEEDVAVAPSFGDGGCLVESAADASSCQEKKMMDDKISPIEGQLQYLLNKADEIQVELVWSSGFQNDRLAGIIPMFLQTCEPYFTYLETTARNNHPFHPPLSIYICTQLLQFSQQLSSRLEQLVLMYASFNVISIEENDPASISHFFIGKCRIDNMKLSIFRYCCPTPFLASANTGLYKRMRWNVEREDEEEYEGNINPDFYFLCCEDVFEDAEAKGDDTSTENQSRMTRLWSIGQWNQTYPDPDDITNWVLCSVPCAQYKQLLCLGNEEPSSCTATDCLLGALLSEETHGTLVSET comes from the exons ATGGCTAACGTTAGCTTTGGGGAAGAGTTGTCTCCATCGTGCAAGGAAACAGAGGAGCTGAAAGGAGAGATTGCACAACCTTATGAAG AGGACGTTGCAGTGGCGCCCTCTTTCGGTGATGGCGGGTGTTTAGTTGAAAGCGCAGCGGATGCTTCATCGTGTCAGGAAAAGAAAATGATGGATGACAAAATCTCTCCCATCGAAGGACAGCTTCAGTATCTGTTAAATAAAGCAGACGAGATTCAAGTCGAGCTGGTGTGGAG TTCAGGCTTCCAGAATGACAGGTTGGCTGGTATTATTCCAATGTTCTTGCAAACTTGTGAGCCGTACTTCACTTACCTGGAGACCACAGCCAGAAACAACCATCCCTTCCACCCTCCCCTCTCCATTTACATATGCACACAG CTTTTGCAGTTCTCGCAGCAGCTGAGCTCTCGTCTGGAGCAACTGGTGTTGATGTACGCTTCGTTCAACGTCATCTCCATAGAGGAAAATGATCCAGCAAG tatctCACACTTTTTTATTGGCAAGTGTCGAATAGACAACATGAAGCTGTCAATCTTCCGGTACTGTTGTCCCACCCCCTTTCTCGCCTCGGCCAATACCGGGCTGTACAAGCGCATGCGCTGGAATGTGGAGCGAGAGGATGAAGAGGAATATGAGGGCAATATCAATCCAGATTT TTATTTTCTGTGCTGTGAGGATGTATTTGAGGACGCAGAAGCCAAAGGAGATGATACATCAACAGAGAACCAAAGCCGAATGACAAGACTCTGGTCTATTGGTCAGTGGAACCAGACGTACCCTGACCCAGATGACATCACCAACTG GGTTTTGTGTTCAGTGCCTTGTGCCCAGTACAAGCAGCTGTTGTGTCTGGGAAATGAAGAGCCTTCATCTTGCACTGCAACAGACTGCCTGTTGGGGGCGCTGTTGTCTGAGGAAACACACGGTACACTTGTCTCCGAGACATGA